The proteins below are encoded in one region of Sporosarcina sp. FSL K6-1508:
- a CDS encoding CoA-acylating methylmalonate-semialdehyde dehydrogenase gives MTITAVEKKTLTNFINGQWVKSTTDKYEEVPNPATGEILAEVPISTLEDLDKAVESAKKAFEKWKKVAVPQRSRILFKYQQLLIENWEALAKIITIENGKNYAEAYGEVQRGIECVEFAAGAPTLMMGHQLPDIATNIESGMYRYPIGVIGGITPFNFPMMVPCWMFPLAIASGNTFILKPSERTPLLANRLAELLHEAGLPDGVFNIVHGAHEIVNGILNHPDIPAVSFVGSQPVAEYVYKTGTSNGKRVQALAGAKNHTIVMPDADMDLTVTNIINAAFGSAGERCMACAVVVAVGDVADELVEKLVDEANKLTIGNGLEEGIFLGPVIRDSHKDKTLGYIESGIEEGAKLLRDGRGDKSTSEGGYFVGPTIFDNVTQEMKIWKEEIFAPVLSIVRVDTLEEAIDLANKSEFANGACLFTDSAKAIRQFREEIDAGMLGVNLGVPAPMAFFPFSGYKKSFYGDLHANGRDGIEFYTRKKMLTARH, from the coding sequence ATGACAATTACAGCAGTGGAAAAGAAAACGCTTACAAACTTTATTAATGGACAATGGGTAAAATCAACGACAGATAAATATGAAGAGGTACCGAATCCGGCAACGGGAGAAATCCTAGCAGAAGTTCCTATTTCAACACTGGAAGATTTGGACAAGGCGGTAGAATCAGCGAAAAAAGCATTCGAAAAGTGGAAGAAAGTCGCTGTGCCTCAACGTTCAAGAATTCTATTTAAATATCAGCAATTGCTAATAGAAAACTGGGAAGCACTTGCAAAAATTATTACGATTGAAAACGGTAAAAACTATGCTGAAGCTTACGGAGAAGTGCAGCGCGGGATTGAGTGTGTCGAGTTTGCGGCAGGTGCTCCAACATTAATGATGGGCCATCAGCTTCCTGATATTGCAACGAATATTGAGTCGGGAATGTACCGGTATCCGATAGGGGTCATTGGGGGAATTACTCCTTTCAACTTTCCGATGATGGTGCCTTGCTGGATGTTCCCCCTTGCCATTGCGAGTGGAAATACTTTCATCCTAAAACCGTCAGAACGGACGCCTCTCCTAGCAAACCGTCTTGCAGAATTGCTGCATGAGGCGGGGCTGCCCGATGGCGTATTCAATATCGTACATGGCGCTCATGAAATCGTAAACGGTATTCTTAATCACCCCGATATTCCTGCGGTATCATTTGTAGGTTCACAGCCAGTTGCTGAATATGTCTATAAAACCGGAACGTCAAATGGCAAACGTGTCCAAGCATTAGCAGGCGCGAAAAATCATACAATTGTCATGCCGGATGCGGATATGGATTTGACGGTCACGAATATTATTAACGCAGCTTTTGGATCTGCAGGGGAAAGATGTATGGCTTGTGCGGTCGTCGTTGCGGTTGGCGATGTTGCAGACGAACTTGTCGAAAAGTTAGTAGACGAGGCAAATAAACTGACTATCGGTAATGGACTAGAAGAAGGAATCTTCCTTGGACCGGTCATAAGGGATTCACATAAAGATAAGACACTCGGTTACATTGAATCAGGCATTGAAGAAGGTGCCAAACTATTGCGTGATGGACGCGGAGATAAGTCCACTTCTGAAGGCGGTTATTTTGTTGGACCGACAATTTTTGATAATGTCACTCAGGAAATGAAAATCTGGAAAGAAGAGATTTTTGCTCCTGTCTTGTCCATTGTACGAGTGGATACTTTAGAGGAAGCAATCGACCTTGCGAATAAATCAGAGTTTGCAAACGGAGCGTGTTTATTTACAGACAGCGCGAAGGCAATCCGCCAGTTCAGAGAAGAAATTGATGCGGGGATGCTAGGTGTTAACCTTGGCGTTCCAGCTCCAATGGCATTCTTCCCGTTCTCCGGTTATAAAAAGTCTTTCTACGGAGACTTGCACGCGAATGGCCGCGATGGAATCGAGTTTTACACACGGAAGAAAATGTTGACGGCACGTCACTAA
- a CDS encoding PucR family transcriptional regulator, producing the protein MNDLRLTVRDVLSRDSFKYAKVIAGQEGLDRQVKWSHVLEVKEFEALINGGEMILTTGVGLQLDLPSQLKYVTSLIEKDVACLCIEVGPYFKKIPPEIIDLVNNHAFPFIIFEKTVKFVDITQDLHTFIINQHHQMLSQLDTLSRKFITHSLAPNGILKILQELNQFFLHNILLITDEAKPYYYPSEIKVLETSIRSHLESSPLTNNGQKILTLNDRDFALMPVSGLGQILGHLFLEVTEPPSDEFPFLILDRAALAIAQILLRNRTIEERKQNNEDEFVRSLLNGKDFEEEDLHTYLPSTSRTMNFRIFIIQLNIEETNHGEGDWEEIKLQRSMMIRALFKRNSFFPAVSSYKNEIVIIASFIAADHLLSETVRFSQIIETIGKMKDNTLIDGTRCTVGVSTVYKEVTDVKKGYEEANKVLQMQESGICETYFYENLGIYRLLLLVENNDYLKTYILDYLSAIFDYDQEMDSNLFETLCMYLECGGSKKETADRLFIVRQTLYHRLEKLESLLGKNFMEPSKRLALESAIMASRLLKDK; encoded by the coding sequence ATGAATGATTTAAGACTAACTGTCCGCGATGTCCTTTCCCGGGATTCGTTTAAATATGCGAAAGTCATTGCAGGACAAGAAGGACTAGACCGTCAAGTAAAATGGTCCCATGTATTAGAAGTAAAAGAATTCGAGGCCTTAATAAACGGAGGAGAGATGATCCTGACTACAGGAGTAGGCTTACAACTCGACCTTCCAAGCCAACTGAAGTATGTAACGAGCTTGATAGAAAAAGATGTAGCTTGCCTTTGTATAGAAGTAGGTCCTTACTTCAAGAAGATTCCACCCGAAATTATCGATTTAGTAAACAATCATGCATTTCCATTCATCATTTTTGAGAAAACCGTAAAATTTGTTGATATCACGCAAGATCTTCATACATTTATCATTAATCAACACCATCAGATGCTTTCACAACTCGATACCTTATCGAGGAAATTCATTACACATTCTCTTGCCCCCAATGGTATTTTGAAGATTCTTCAGGAACTGAACCAATTTTTCCTGCATAATATTCTCCTCATTACCGATGAGGCGAAACCTTATTATTACCCATCGGAGATCAAGGTGTTGGAAACGTCCATCCGGTCTCACCTTGAAAGTTCCCCATTAACAAATAATGGACAGAAAATTCTTACACTCAACGATCGAGATTTTGCCCTTATGCCTGTTAGTGGGTTAGGACAAATTTTGGGACATCTATTCCTCGAAGTAACAGAACCACCGTCAGATGAATTCCCATTTCTCATTTTAGACCGCGCTGCACTTGCCATTGCTCAAATTTTATTACGCAATCGTACAATTGAAGAACGCAAACAGAATAACGAAGATGAATTTGTCCGAAGTTTATTGAACGGTAAAGATTTCGAAGAAGAAGACCTTCATACGTATCTGCCTTCTACAAGTCGAACTATGAATTTCAGGATTTTCATTATACAGCTGAATATAGAGGAAACAAACCATGGCGAGGGAGACTGGGAAGAGATAAAGTTGCAACGATCAATGATGATCCGAGCTCTTTTCAAACGTAATAGTTTTTTCCCCGCGGTTTCTTCCTACAAGAATGAGATTGTAATCATTGCTTCGTTCATTGCCGCAGATCATCTACTAAGCGAGACAGTACGTTTCTCTCAAATCATCGAAACCATTGGTAAGATGAAGGACAATACCTTAATTGACGGTACTAGATGTACGGTCGGAGTTAGTACGGTCTACAAAGAGGTAACGGATGTAAAAAAAGGTTACGAAGAAGCAAATAAAGTTTTACAAATGCAGGAATCCGGCATTTGTGAGACGTATTTTTATGAAAACTTAGGTATTTACAGACTCCTTCTATTAGTAGAGAACAACGATTATCTAAAAACATATATCCTAGATTACTTATCTGCCATTTTCGATTATGATCAGGAAATGGATAGCAATCTCTTTGAAACACTTTGTATGTATCTCGAATGCGGCGGATCGAAAAAAGAGACTGCGGACCGTCTTTTCATCGTCAGGCAGACACTTTACCACCGCCTTGAAAAGTTGGAATCACTTTTAGGTAAAAACTTTATGGAACCGTCTAAGCGTCTTGCGCTTGAAAGTGCTATCATGGCTTCTCGATTATTGAAGGATAAGTAA
- a CDS encoding glycerol-3-phosphate acyltransferase, which translates to MWLWIVGVLIFGYSIGCLHGSGVAQKISGINLKETGVKNAGASNATIVLGKKFGALVAAIDIGKGAVAVLFVQYFAENAELPGDIIALLLFLAGAAAVIGHNFPFYMNFNGGKGTATVIGVLLAIDWKIGLIGFLLFVIVALVTDFLVFGVLMLYATLIAMAVWADGYWPVVIAALLFFTAIWKHIENFQRMKERSEKRISAVFKKKK; encoded by the coding sequence ATGTGGTTATGGATTGTAGGTGTGCTGATCTTTGGCTATTCTATCGGTTGCCTGCATGGATCGGGCGTTGCACAGAAAATTTCGGGCATTAATCTGAAAGAAACCGGTGTGAAAAATGCCGGTGCTTCAAATGCGACCATAGTTCTTGGAAAGAAATTTGGTGCACTTGTTGCAGCTATCGACATTGGAAAAGGTGCAGTAGCTGTCCTATTTGTGCAATACTTCGCAGAAAACGCGGAACTTCCAGGAGACATTATAGCTTTACTTTTATTCCTCGCAGGTGCTGCAGCTGTGATCGGACACAATTTCCCGTTTTATATGAATTTCAACGGTGGAAAAGGAACTGCGACAGTGATTGGCGTACTACTTGCCATCGACTGGAAAATTGGACTTATTGGATTCTTACTGTTTGTTATCGTTGCACTGGTTACAGATTTCCTCGTCTTTGGTGTGCTCATGCTTTATGCGACACTTATAGCGATGGCGGTATGGGCAGACGGATACTGGCCAGTTGTGATAGCAGCTTTGTTATTTTTCACCGCCATTTGGAAACATATAGAGAATTTCCAGCGGATGAAAGAGCGTAGTGAGAAGCGCATTTCAGCGGTGTTTAAAAAGAAAAAATAA
- a CDS encoding amino acid permease, translating into MSNPQGQLNPDLKIRHISMISIAGVIGAGLFIGSGAVINSSGPGAILSYAFAGTIVVLVMRMLGEMAAAHPTSGSFSTYATESIGPWAGFTIGWLYWFFWVVVIAIEAIAGAAIMQYWIPDFPLWLMALILTVLLTLTNLFSVKSFGEFEYWFSLIKVVSIGLFLVLGLCVLFGWYPGVEAPGTVNLLGAGGFMPTGFGSVLLGITVVIFSFMGTEIVTIAAGESDHPAKAVRIATNSVIWRILIFYIGSIALVVTLLPWNSANLLVSPFVAVLDYVGIPAAAQIMNFVVLTAVLSCLNSALYANSRMLFGMAQKGDAPKAFLKLSKKGVPIRAILFSTLFSYIAVIFSYTSPDKIFLFLINSSGAVALLVYLVIAFSHLQMRRRLERENPEALQIRMWLFPYLTYATIFVIAGIYIAMLVIDSLRVQAVLTLLIAGVTVACYFIFARKKDGLGELKKGIIQASSRTIR; encoded by the coding sequence ATGTCTAATCCACAAGGACAATTAAACCCAGATTTAAAAATCCGACACATCAGTATGATTTCAATTGCAGGTGTCATAGGAGCTGGGCTGTTTATCGGAAGTGGGGCAGTAATTAACTCTTCTGGCCCAGGCGCTATTCTATCCTACGCATTTGCGGGGACAATTGTTGTCTTAGTCATGCGAATGCTCGGTGAGATGGCAGCTGCCCATCCAACAAGCGGGTCCTTTTCGACCTATGCAACCGAATCGATCGGGCCTTGGGCAGGCTTCACAATCGGATGGTTATATTGGTTTTTCTGGGTTGTCGTTATCGCGATAGAAGCAATTGCTGGCGCAGCAATTATGCAGTACTGGATTCCTGATTTCCCACTTTGGTTAATGGCATTGATTCTAACCGTTTTATTAACACTGACGAATCTTTTTTCAGTGAAGTCGTTCGGGGAATTTGAATATTGGTTTTCCCTCATAAAAGTGGTTAGCATCGGTTTGTTCCTCGTTCTTGGACTTTGTGTACTTTTCGGATGGTATCCGGGCGTAGAAGCTCCCGGAACGGTGAACCTTTTAGGGGCAGGCGGATTCATGCCGACCGGTTTTGGTTCTGTCTTGCTGGGAATTACAGTAGTCATCTTTTCCTTCATGGGAACTGAGATTGTCACGATCGCAGCCGGCGAATCAGATCATCCGGCAAAAGCAGTCCGGATTGCGACGAACAGCGTCATTTGGCGAATTCTAATCTTCTATATCGGGTCTATTGCACTTGTAGTCACTTTGTTGCCTTGGAATTCTGCTAATCTTCTTGTCAGTCCATTCGTTGCGGTTCTCGATTATGTCGGCATACCTGCCGCTGCTCAAATTATGAATTTTGTCGTCTTAACCGCAGTTCTCTCTTGCTTAAATTCGGCATTGTATGCAAACTCACGCATGTTGTTTGGAATGGCACAAAAAGGCGATGCGCCAAAAGCATTTTTAAAGTTAAGCAAAAAAGGTGTCCCTATACGAGCGATTCTATTCAGTACACTCTTTTCATATATCGCGGTCATCTTTAGTTATACCTCTCCTGACAAGATATTTTTGTTTCTCATCAATTCTTCAGGAGCTGTTGCACTGTTGGTATACCTTGTCATCGCATTTTCGCATCTGCAAATGCGTAGAAGACTTGAACGGGAAAACCCTGAAGCACTTCAAATTAGAATGTGGCTATTCCCTTATCTGACGTATGCAACCATTTTCGTCATTGCAGGAATCTATATTGCAATGCTCGTCATTGACTCATTAAGGGTT
- a CDS encoding aspartate aminotransferase family protein, which yields MTTSKETTKTLVEIDRENVWHHISAYNEKNPPMVVESGEGAWITDHNGNRYLDAMSGLWCVNVGYGREELAEAAYEQMKKLAYVPMTQSHKPAIELAEKLNAMLGDDYKIFYSNSGSDANEVAFKLARQYHQQNGEPSRYKFISRYRAYHGSSMGALAATGQALRKYKYEPLAPGFLHIAPPDNYRRPAGQSIEEYNIQRAQEFEEKIIWEQKETIAGIIMEPLITGGGILIPHPIYLEKVQEICTRHGVLLIIDEVICGFGRTGKAFGHQHFNVKPDIITMAKGLTSAYLPLSVTAIRKDIYEKFDTGEENSHFRHVNTFGGNPAACAVALKNLEIIERENLVERSAELGERLLKELASLKNHPFVGDIRGLGFLLGIELVEDKETKEPASNARVAKIIGECKANGLIIGRNGDTVAGFNNILALSPPLSCTDEDVDFIITIIKKVFKENE from the coding sequence ATGACTACTTCAAAAGAAACGACAAAAACCTTAGTTGAGATAGACCGGGAGAACGTTTGGCACCATATTTCTGCCTACAATGAAAAGAACCCGCCAATGGTAGTGGAGAGCGGGGAAGGTGCCTGGATTACAGATCATAATGGCAATCGTTACCTAGATGCAATGTCGGGACTTTGGTGTGTAAACGTCGGGTATGGCCGTGAGGAATTGGCAGAAGCAGCATATGAACAGATGAAAAAGTTGGCCTATGTACCGATGACACAAAGCCATAAACCGGCAATTGAATTGGCTGAAAAGTTGAATGCAATGCTCGGTGACGATTACAAAATATTTTATTCCAACAGTGGATCCGATGCCAATGAAGTAGCATTTAAACTTGCGCGCCAATACCATCAGCAAAACGGTGAGCCATCTCGCTATAAATTCATTTCACGTTATCGTGCGTATCACGGCAGTTCAATGGGGGCATTGGCGGCGACAGGTCAAGCACTCCGGAAATACAAGTATGAACCGCTTGCACCGGGATTCTTACACATTGCACCACCAGATAATTACCGCAGACCTGCTGGACAATCAATTGAGGAATACAATATACAGCGCGCCCAAGAGTTTGAAGAGAAGATCATTTGGGAACAGAAGGAAACGATCGCCGGGATTATTATGGAACCGCTTATTACAGGTGGTGGCATCTTAATTCCACATCCGATTTATCTGGAGAAGGTCCAGGAAATCTGTACACGTCACGGTGTACTTCTAATTATTGATGAGGTTATTTGTGGATTTGGTCGTACTGGCAAAGCGTTTGGTCATCAGCACTTTAATGTGAAGCCGGATATTATTACGATGGCAAAAGGACTAACGAGTGCTTACTTACCACTATCAGTAACGGCTATCCGAAAAGACATTTATGAGAAGTTTGATACGGGTGAAGAGAACAGCCATTTCCGTCACGTCAATACTTTTGGTGGGAATCCGGCAGCTTGTGCGGTTGCGTTGAAGAACCTTGAGATCATTGAAAGAGAAAATCTTGTCGAACGGTCGGCAGAACTTGGCGAGCGTCTTCTGAAAGAGCTGGCAAGCTTAAAAAATCATCCGTTTGTTGGTGATATCCGTGGTCTTGGATTCCTCTTAGGGATCGAACTCGTTGAGGACAAGGAAACGAAAGAGCCTGCTTCCAATGCCCGTGTCGCGAAGATTATTGGAGAATGTAAGGCGAATGGCCTTATCATCGGGAGAAACGGTGATACAGTTGCAGGCTTTAATAATATTCTAGCGCTGAGCCCGCCTCTGTCTTGTACCGATGAAGATGTAGACTTCATTATTACAATCATAAAAAAAGTATTTAAAGAAAACGAATGA